A single window of Anopheles moucheti chromosome 2, idAnoMoucSN_F20_07, whole genome shotgun sequence DNA harbors:
- the LOC128309975 gene encoding uncharacterized protein LOC128309975 isoform X2, whose amino-acid sequence MPSYLLMSLVVLVCCSAPICPADTIPIFPSDRLSIAEGGGFLVFLNPNGGTELRKAAVTVGHWIHCSVSVNNVQYSLDSDQIHRIGEKTTVERYDTERCGIRVKNLQKPLETHWTLYGTDQDGGDRTGVLEVTVLSLKFIDELNVTVSGTSSMATVNCPDRDSSRYCRIVDAEQAVYESCSKSFDLTQQISHFWCHVMFWGAMTERITKINLFVDEDDRDVKTTVEETEDHIVLSCQYRSSVSLCRALSETDNRQYLLLDGQLTGRYSAYNTKISKGLCSLEIKKPLAPADVGVWRIFQQLNPSDYTGCVFDVKGRRFSRGRTVRTRSSPVKSSRLELAATNIEIFHDPRSSTTTVQELSCEVPYALDYCYLSGPKGSDYTPQRFDRFKSLGICRFEVTNITSGMWACGINDLDGAEDHLTYYNVSVFQQPGKPVTGQLTASTGDREQRLLCRTILDLPIDICRFVAPSGEVHGVSNQMKPSADARYRYYGQGLREGECGLVITELREKDIGWWKCLFKVHGREYEIAMEIVEEGEL is encoded by the exons ATGCCTTCCTACTTGCTGATGAGTTTAGTGGTTCTGGTGTGCTGTAGTGCACCGATCTGTCCGGCCGATACGATACCAATTTTCCCATCGGATAGACTGTCCATCGCCGAAGGCGGAGGTTTTCTCGTCTTTCTAAACCCGAACGGTGGAACCGAATTGCGGAAAGCCGCGgtaaccgttggccactggatTCATTGCTCCGTGTCAGTGAACAATGTGCAGTACAGCTTGGACAGTGATCAGATACATCGGATCGGTGAAAAAACTACCGTCGAGCGGTACGACACGGAACGGTGTGGCATACGGGTGAAGAACCTGCAAAAACCGCTCGAAACCCACTGGACTTTGTATGGCACCGATCAAGATGGTGGCGACCGAACAGGTGTTCTCGAAGTGACCGTTTTGT CATTAAAGTTTATCGATGAGCTAAATGTTACCGTAAGTGGAACCAGTTCAATGGCGACTGTTAACTGTCCGGATAGGGATAGTTCCAGGTACTGTCGTATCGTCGATGCGGAACAAGCAGTGTACGAATCCTGCTCCAAATCGTTCGATCTTACGCAGCAGATCAGCCACTTCTGGTGCCACGTAATGTTCTGGGGCGCAATGACGGAAAGGATCACAAAGATTAATCTGTTCGTGGATG AAGATGATCGCGACGTTAAGACAACGGTGGAGGAAACGGAGGACCATATTGTGCTGTCTTGCCAGTACCGCTCGTCGGTTTCGCTGTGCCGCGCCTTATCGGAAACAGATAATCGCCAGTACTTGTTGCTTGATGGTCAGCTCACCGGCCGCTACTCGGCGTACAATACGAA aaTTTCGAAAGGACTCTGTTCGTTGGAAATCAAAAAACCGCTTGCACCGGCGGACGTTGGCGTGTGGCGCATCTTTCAACAGCTAAACCCATCCGACTACACCGGGTGTGTGTTTGACGTTAAGGGTAGACGGTTCTCCAGAGGACGTACCGTCCGTACGCGCAGTTCCCCCGTTAAAAGCAGCCGACTGGAGCTGGCAGCAACCAACATTGAAATTTTCCATGATCCTCGCTCGTCTACCACTACGGTGCAGGAGCTGTCCTGCGAGGTACCGTACGCCCTCGACTACTGCTACCTTTCCGGGCCGAAAGGCAGCGATTATACACCGCAACGGTTTGATCGCTTCAAATCGCTCGGTATCTGTCGGTTTGAGGTTACCAACATTACGAGCGGCATGTGGGCTTGCGGCATTAACGATCTCGATGGTGCGGAAGATCATCTCACGTACTACAACGTGAGTGTGTTTCAGCAACCGGGGAAACCCGTTACCGGCCAGCTAACTGCCAGCACAGGTGATCGCGAACAGCGACTGCTCTGTCGCACGATACTAGACCTCCCGATCGATATCTGCCGGTTTGTCGCACCGTCCGGAGAGGTGCACGGTGTGTCGAACCAGATGAAACCATCGGCTGACGCACGGTACAGGTACTACGGGCAGGGATTGCGCGAGGGTGAATGTGGGCTGGTGATAACGGAGCTGCGGGAAAAGGACATTGGCTGGTGGAAGTGTTTGTTCAAGGTGCACGGACGGGAGTACGAAATAGCGATGGAGATTGTTGAAGAAGGTGAG CTATGA
- the LOC128309975 gene encoding uncharacterized protein LOC128309975 isoform X1, protein MPSYLLMSLVVLVCCSAPICPADTIPIFPSDRLSIAEGGGFLVFLNPNGGTELRKAAVTVGHWIHCSVSVNNVQYSLDSDQIHRIGEKTTVERYDTERCGIRVKNLQKPLETHWTLYGTDQDGGDRTGVLEVTVLSLKFIDELNVTVSGTSSMATVNCPDRDSSRYCRIVDAEQAVYESCSKSFDLTQQISHFWCHVMFWGAMTERITKINLFVDEDDRDVKTTVEETEDHIVLSCQYRSSVSLCRALSETDNRQYLLLDGQLTGRYSAYNTKISKGLCSLEIKKPLAPADVGVWRIFQQLNPSDYTGCVFDVKGRRFSRGRTVRTRSSPVKSSRLELAATNIEIFHDPRSSTTTVQELSCEVPYALDYCYLSGPKGSDYTPQRFDRFKSLGICRFEVTNITSGMWACGINDLDGAEDHLTYYNVSVFQQPGKPVTGQLTASTGDREQRLLCRTILDLPIDICRFVAPSGEVHGVSNQMKPSADARYRYYGQGLREGECGLVITELREKDIGWWKCLFKVHGREYEIAMEIVEEAMSVGVIIGISIAATVVLGIIGVFAYRKLNQRYTGPSYTVSSSMTNVSNGSHQS, encoded by the exons ATGCCTTCCTACTTGCTGATGAGTTTAGTGGTTCTGGTGTGCTGTAGTGCACCGATCTGTCCGGCCGATACGATACCAATTTTCCCATCGGATAGACTGTCCATCGCCGAAGGCGGAGGTTTTCTCGTCTTTCTAAACCCGAACGGTGGAACCGAATTGCGGAAAGCCGCGgtaaccgttggccactggatTCATTGCTCCGTGTCAGTGAACAATGTGCAGTACAGCTTGGACAGTGATCAGATACATCGGATCGGTGAAAAAACTACCGTCGAGCGGTACGACACGGAACGGTGTGGCATACGGGTGAAGAACCTGCAAAAACCGCTCGAAACCCACTGGACTTTGTATGGCACCGATCAAGATGGTGGCGACCGAACAGGTGTTCTCGAAGTGACCGTTTTGT CATTAAAGTTTATCGATGAGCTAAATGTTACCGTAAGTGGAACCAGTTCAATGGCGACTGTTAACTGTCCGGATAGGGATAGTTCCAGGTACTGTCGTATCGTCGATGCGGAACAAGCAGTGTACGAATCCTGCTCCAAATCGTTCGATCTTACGCAGCAGATCAGCCACTTCTGGTGCCACGTAATGTTCTGGGGCGCAATGACGGAAAGGATCACAAAGATTAATCTGTTCGTGGATG AAGATGATCGCGACGTTAAGACAACGGTGGAGGAAACGGAGGACCATATTGTGCTGTCTTGCCAGTACCGCTCGTCGGTTTCGCTGTGCCGCGCCTTATCGGAAACAGATAATCGCCAGTACTTGTTGCTTGATGGTCAGCTCACCGGCCGCTACTCGGCGTACAATACGAA aaTTTCGAAAGGACTCTGTTCGTTGGAAATCAAAAAACCGCTTGCACCGGCGGACGTTGGCGTGTGGCGCATCTTTCAACAGCTAAACCCATCCGACTACACCGGGTGTGTGTTTGACGTTAAGGGTAGACGGTTCTCCAGAGGACGTACCGTCCGTACGCGCAGTTCCCCCGTTAAAAGCAGCCGACTGGAGCTGGCAGCAACCAACATTGAAATTTTCCATGATCCTCGCTCGTCTACCACTACGGTGCAGGAGCTGTCCTGCGAGGTACCGTACGCCCTCGACTACTGCTACCTTTCCGGGCCGAAAGGCAGCGATTATACACCGCAACGGTTTGATCGCTTCAAATCGCTCGGTATCTGTCGGTTTGAGGTTACCAACATTACGAGCGGCATGTGGGCTTGCGGCATTAACGATCTCGATGGTGCGGAAGATCATCTCACGTACTACAACGTGAGTGTGTTTCAGCAACCGGGGAAACCCGTTACCGGCCAGCTAACTGCCAGCACAGGTGATCGCGAACAGCGACTGCTCTGTCGCACGATACTAGACCTCCCGATCGATATCTGCCGGTTTGTCGCACCGTCCGGAGAGGTGCACGGTGTGTCGAACCAGATGAAACCATCGGCTGACGCACGGTACAGGTACTACGGGCAGGGATTGCGCGAGGGTGAATGTGGGCTGGTGATAACGGAGCTGCGGGAAAAGGACATTGGCTGGTGGAAGTGTTTGTTCAAGGTGCACGGACGGGAGTACGAAATAGCGATGGAGATTGTTGAAGAAG CTATGAGTGTCGGTGTGATAATAGGGATCAGTATTGCGGCCACTGTAGTGCTTGGTATCATCGGAGTCTTCGCCTATCGGAAGCTGAATCAACGTTACACCGGACCATCCTATACTGTTTCGTCTAGCATGACGAACGTATCGAATGGTTCGCATCAGTCTTGA
- the LOC128305955 gene encoding uncharacterized protein LOC128305955 yields the protein MVHINIDNLKRTDRSLTWLPEPTCDRCSLPFTNHADELYNRVPLLLSCKHLLCGMCVREHAQSDSIVCERCNKRVPFPDDCDNAADALHPSYYMLGMMFQMQQDLKYLELFYGDDGKKTKPAKDTAALDETVQTLSIESLSTRDMSTTKKMRSLLEEAFDSYEKTSHALHKRAKSYSENVDHVVQQLNAHFLALHNALQMEQDRALQLVRKTYLEQQQRIEQQQQHLTASKKRLKELHTRLKTFLGKSRCQDDRTWMQFSEEVKLFLVREPLKLSTAGGGSSDVQLVKFYAQNDKFFETLGASYKLKVTNLNKMEQLVPFAASKKHVVVDPAVTVSDTNLPTYSAWQKSDRYKQQEHAVKKTAVSALEQPDRLDVSAHPTWERKLSVRNRHHEPVARSILFNEQGIPTRGTKHAEESVRHCTDNLKDRAHGKKRFKTSTKPHERRVLTESEIDTLKRCFSMVTITCVVGPNEIYVRDELCDDGVKKITELCREEAEDYDSKLLSGPRRLNIELGAVYLVQPENTTFWYRAVVLELLHTKSEQRGPYRVRYLDYGDKDIVGHDQMRPISEELCDIASQAMRCALHNIVPLGCTAMYCPEECYQLMMDFIGNRKMLMYELDVTADGRVVDIFLPPINENSLKPASDTRINVMRWEGYYPPMSMRSMLINLQQCDQKVSTVRESQITDRLVLLKWWLNQATAQAQKRCTIPRAPVLAEFEFFDVRITHSQSPDHFYVMPLEWKKNIFDQLQEELNVMCQVANAYKVFCPHEGIVCGFALDTADRERVWLRGRIEKIEPGCCWMYALDTGESMQVSSNDLYLFPPGSTPLSVHPLAVCCGLEHIRPKSATSAWDEDAIGEFNMLMKSKTLRFAVTVGALWNETKVYSVLLYLRNKSDVDTCVNKLLVAQGHAECIAGREAQVSDLVHKPDIRKMSDKGTPAAAAAAAATAGAAPATPESPCKVIDPRVPVDLLRVISPSEIYVRLSSRKADLDGLHQAIQQHIDEALDGDDSTDDRSNKSGWTTGDMCLVFTSPSKSKATEWYRARITEVQEEGELYEAFLIDLALTVQVHHANMARMVPRIVQLQPGAVRCQLACIEPLRGTSDWQKVTVDGLNSIIDSFDKHAISLDAKRPKNEDSAAPNPKESLSVVLWGVRVLERQALAPQKTEYRNINQLLVVRGLAHSSGRFRTFATKGEGALEELQSVEEAIETMMRCEYEKLQQFFREIAAVSAEAEAFGAREDDSETAQGALNGEGRLARVEIDSACAIMLSLVDDAVEPITDWPRGDQIEKTVFVGMPTHIGNDGTVFLYDMCQEPVLHRIRETISAFIEKRALSSPVTPPAFKPGEPCLAKYHLDGMFYRGTVAAVIKRNKYRVLFIDYGNEEICRGEDLRKDIVCGRVPVQTNRFRLSEIAPKQLCKETGVWPEDAIMKCHGLIVQQLCQVHVNTFIWSLKYNEESKIRHPIPCQLFRLNDSVNVVDALLGLGSFKRIVEKVEQTVDEPSSPDGRASKRYRKIEYPMTDAGSDRSYSPPSYTPEQRDLLQFLEEMDSSYEQNSTNKDFEDPNELPDEDDDESSGLDRAHRLYLDTADHFDRSNDSSSSKNSLTSLHSFTPYDLDSSTQMSPLEPDDSPNSFVSPIGPNRTSGFWANFASYGSNLTLHIFPQVEGHSLRSASLDVKVQRVANSQSGMLQWQASLAEVGQPCLALYANDRRYYRAVVEKVHEEHGEVTVLYVDHLNRGTVAIADLRKCSKELRTIPLRNAEVRLSGVRRNPRMRDEDVGRRLKEVLAQSFFVRIVPSTYPPQPGETFVPEVQLFSDYERGVFAYQRMLDEKFLYPTIP from the coding sequence ATGGTGCACATAAACATCGATAATCTAAAACGTACCGATCGCTCATTAACTTGGCTTCCGGAACCAACGTGTGATAGGTGTTCGCTTCCATTCACCAACCATGCGGATGAGCTGTACAATAGGGTACCGTTGCTGTTGTCCTGCAAGCACCTCCTGTgcggtatgtgtgtgcgtgaacaTGCCCAGAGCGATAGCATCGTGTGTGAGCGCTGCAACAAGCGTGTCCCATTTCCGGATGACTGTGACAATGCGGCAGATGCATTGCATCCAAGCTACTACATGCTGGGCATGATGTTTCAGATGCAGCAAGATTTGAAATATCTCGAGCTGTTCTATGGGGACGATGGTAAGAAAACAAAGCCGGCAAAGGATACAGCGGCATTGGATGAAACGGTCCAGACCTTGTCCATAGAATCCCTTTCCACACGCGATATGAGCACTACGAAAAAGATGCGAAGTCTGCTGGAAGAAGCGTTTGATTCGTACGAAAAAACAAGCCATGCGCTTCACAAGCGTGCCAAATCGTATTCTGAAAACGTTGACCACGTAGTGCAGCAACTGAATGCACATTTTCTCGCCCTTCACAACGCACTACAGATGGAGCAGGATCGCGCACTGCAACTGGTACGCAAAACATATCTCGAGCAACAGCAGCgcatcgagcagcagcaacaacacttAACAGCTTCCAAAAAACGGTTAAAGGAATTGCATACGCGCCTAAAGACCTTTCTCGGCAAATCGCGCTGTCAGGATGATCGTACGTGGATGCAGTTCAGCGAAGAGGTTAAACTGTTTCTTGTGAGGGAACCGTTGAAACTGTCAACAGCGGGCGGTGGTAGCAGTGATGTCCAGTTGGTGAAATTTTATGCACAGAATGATAAGTTTTTCGAAACCCTCGGTGCCAGCTACAAATTGAAGGTTACGAATCTGAATAAGATGGAGCAGCTTGTACCATTTGCCGCCAGCAAGAAGCACGTGGTAGTAGATCCAGCTGTCACTGTAAGTGATACAAATTTACCGACGTATTCTGCATGGCAAAAATCGGACCGTTACAAGCAACAGGAACATGCCGTTAAAAAAACGGCCGTCAGTGCATTGGAACAACCCGATCGGCTGGACGTATCGGCACATCCTACCTGGGAACGGAAACTGTCGGTCCGTAACAGACATCATGAGCCTGTTGCTAGGTCGATCCTTTTCAATGAACAAGGTATTCCAACACGAGGGACCAAACATGCTGAAGAAAGTGTTCGCCACTGCACGGATAATCTGAAAGACAGGGCACACGGCAAGAAACGTTTCAAGACTAGCACAAAACCACACGAGCGGCGCGTACTTACAGAATCTGAAATAGACACCTTGAAACGGTGCTTTTCGATGGTTACGATTACCTGCGTAGTAGGTCCAAACGAAATATACGTCCGGGACGAATTGTGCGACGATGGGGTGAAGAAAATCACCGAGCTGTGCAGGGAGGAGGCGGAAGATTATGATTCGAAGCTGTTATCTGGACCGCGTCGCCTTAACATTGAGCTTGGTGCCGTTTACCTCGTGCAGCCGGAAAATACGACCTTTTGGTACAGAGCGGTGGTACTGGAGTTACTGCACACAAAGTCGGAACAGCGCGGACCGTACAGGGTGCGGTATTTGGATTATGGAGACAAAGATATCGTTGGGCACGATCAAATGCGACCTATATCGGAAGAACTGTGCGATATCGCATCCCAAGCGATGCGATGCGCTCTGCACAATATCGTCCCGCTGGGATGCACTGCAATGTACTGTCCGGAGGAATGTTATCAGCTAATGATGGACTTCATTGGAAATCGTAAAATGCTGATGTACGAACTGGATGTTACAGCTGACGGGCGGGTGGTTGACATATTTTTACCGCCAATTAATGAGAATAGTCTGAAGCCGGCAAGCGATACGCGGATAAACGTGATGCGTTGGGAAGGTTACTATCCGCCCATGTCGATGCGTTCGATGTTGATCAATTTGCAGCAGTGTGACCAGAAGGTATCTACCGTGCGCGAATCGCAAATCACTGACCGTCTCGTGCTGCTGAAGTGGTGGTTGAATCAAGCAACTGCCCAGGCGCAGAAGCGATGTACCATCCCGCGGGCGCCAGTGTTGGCGGAGTTTGAGTTTTTTGACGTTCGTATCACGCATTCACAGTCACCCGATCACTTCTATGTTATGCCGCTGGAATGGAAGAAGAACATCTTCGACCAGCTGCAGGAAGAGCTGAACGTGATGTGCCAGGTGGCGAATGCGTACAAAGTATTCTGTCCGCACGAAGGGATCGTATGTGGTTTCGCGCTCGACACCGCCGATCGTGAGCGGGTTTGGTTGCGTGGCCGCATTGAGAAGATCGAACCGGGATGCTGCTGGATGTATGCGCTCGATACGGGCGAAAGCATGCAGGTTAGCAGTAACGATTTGTATCTGTTTCCACCAGGAAGCACCCCCCTGTCCGTGCATCCGCTCGCCGTGTGCTGCGGTTTGGAGCACATTCGTCCGAAGAGTGCCACGTCCGCCTGGGATGAGGATGCCATCGGCGAGTTTAATATGCTGATGAAAAGCAAAACGCTTCGGTTCGCCGTCACCGTTGGTGCACTGTGGAACGAAACGAAGGTGTACAGTGTGTTGCTGTATCTGCGCAACAAATCCGACGTTGATACGTGCGTCAATAAGCTGCTCGTGGCACAGGGTCACGCCGAATGCATTGCAGGAAGGGAGGCACAAGTGAGCGATCTCGTACACAAGCCGGACATCAGGAAGATGAGTGATAAAGGtacgccagcagcagcagcagcagcagcagcaacagcaggagcAGCTCCAGCAACGCCAGAGTCCCCCTGCAAGGTAATCGATCCGCGTGTCCCGGTCGATTTGTTGAGAGTGATTTCGCCCTCCGAAATCTACGTACGGTTGAGCTCGCGTAAGGCCGATCTGGATGGACTGCACCAGGCGATACAGCAGCACATTGACGAAGCGCTGGATGGTGACGACAGCACAGACGACCGCTCGAACAAGAGCGGCTGGACGACCGGTGATATGTGCCTCGTGTTTACCTCACCATCCAAATCCAAAGCTACCGAATGGTATCGTGCACGGATTACGGAAGTACAAGAAGAAGGTGAGCTGTACGAAGCGTTTCTAATCGATCTCGCCCTAACGGTGCAGGTGCATCATGCCAATATGGCACGCATGGTGCCCCGCATCGTGCAACTACAGCCCGGGGCCGTCCGTTGCCAATTGGCGTGCATTGAACCGCTTAGGGGGACCAGTGATTGGCAGAAGGTGACAGTAGATGGCTTAAACAGCATAATCGATTCGTTCGATAAGCACGCGATCTCGTTGGATGCGAAACGGCCAAAGAATGAAGATAGTGCGGCACCCAACCCGAAAGAATCGTTGTCCGTAGTGCTGtggggtgtgcgtgtgctggaACGGCAAGCGCTCGCACCGCAGAAAACGGAATACCGCAACATCAACCAGCTGCTCGTCGTCCGAGGGCTGGCACATTCGTCCGGGCGCTTTCGTACGTTTGCCACGAAAGGTGAGGGGGCGCTGGAAGAACTGCAGTCGGTGGAAGAAGCGATCGAGACGATGATGCGCTGCGAGTACGAGAAgttgcagcaattttttcgCGAAATCGCCGCCGTCTCTGCCGAAGCGGAAGCATTCGGTGCACGGGAGGACGACAGCGAAACGGCGCAAGGTGCACTGAATGGCGAGGGCAGGCTAGCGCGGGTGGAAATTGACAGTGCGTGCGCCATCATGCTTTCGCTGGTTGATGACGCGGTGGAACCGATCACGGACTGGCCGAGGGGTGATCAGATCGAGAAGACCGTTTTCGTCGGTATGCCGACGCACATCGGTAACGATGGAACCGTGTTCCTGTACGACATGTGCCAGGAACCAGTGCTGCACCGTATACGTGAAACGATCAGTGCTTTCATAGAAAAGCGTGCCCTGTCTTCGCCGGTAACTCCTCCTGCCTTCAAGCCGGGAGAACCGTGCCTTGCCAAATATCATCTCGATGGGATGTTTTACCGTGGTACGGTCGCAGCTGTCATAAAACGCAATAAGTATCGCGTGCTGTTTATCGACTACGGTAATGAGGAAATCTGCCGTGGTGAAGATTTGCGCAAGGATATCGTTTGCGGGCGGGTGCCGGTCCAGACGAATCGATTTCGGTTGAGTGAAATTGCGCCGAAGCAACTGTGCAAGGAGACGGGCGTGTGGCCGGAAGATGCAATCATGAAGTGTCATGGACTGATCGTACAGCAACTATGCCAGGTACACGTCAACACGTTCATCTGGTCGCTGAAATACAACGAGGAGTCGAAAATTCGTCATCCCATTCCGTGCCAACTGTTTCGGCTCAACGATTCCGTCAATGTGGTAGATGCGCTGTTGGGATTGGGGAGTTTTAAGCGCATCGTGGAAAAGGTGGAACAAACGGTAGACGAGCCCAGCTCCCCGGATGGGCGTGCATCGAAACGGTACCGGAAAATCGAATATCCCATGACGGATGCTGGCTCGGATCGAAGCTATTCGCCACCGTCCTACACACCGGAGCAACGGGATCTATTGCAATTCTTGGAAGAGATGGACTCGAGCTACGAGCAAAACAGCACCAACAAAGATTTCGAAGATCCGAACGAGCTGCCGGACGAAGACGATGACGAAAGTAGCGGTCTAGACCGTGCCCATCGACTCTACCTCGATACCGCTGACCATTTCGATAGATCGAACGACAGTTCTAGCAGTAAGAATTCATTGACGTCGCTTCATTCCTTCACACCGTATGACCTCGATTCGTCCACCCAGATGTCGCCACTCGAGCCGGATGACTCGCCGAACTCGTTCGTATCACCGATCGGCCCGAACCGAACGAGCGGATTTTGGGCCAACTTTGCCAGCTACGGCTCGAACCTTACGCTGCACATCTTCCCGCAGGTTGAGGGACATTCGCTCCGTTCGGCCAGCCTGGATGTGAAGGTGCAGCGCGTCGCCAACTCGCAGTCCGGGATGCTGCAGTGGCAGGCGAGCCTGGCCGAGGTGGGACAACCGTGCCTCGCACTGTACGCGAACGATCGTCGCTACTATCGCGCGGTCGTCGAAAAGGTGCACGAAGAGCATGGCGAGGTGACCGTCCTGTACGTAGACCACCTCAACCGGGGCACCGTTGCGATTGCGGATTTGCGCAAGTGTTCGAAGGAGTTGCGCACCATTCCGCTGCGCAATGCCGAGGTGCGGCTGAGCGGTGTCCGCCGTAATCCGCGTATGCGGGACGAGGATGTCGGCAGACGGCTGAAGGAAGTGTTGGCGCAATCGTTCTTCGTGCGGATTGTCCCGTCCACGTACCCACCGCAACCGGGTGAAACGTTCGTGCCGGAGGTACAACTGTTCAGTGACTATGAACGGGGCGTCTTTGCGTACCAACGAATGCTCGACGAGAAGTTCCTATATCCTACCATTCCGTAG
- the LOC128297284 gene encoding mitochondrial import receptor subunit TOM20 homolog, with amino-acid sequence MEMSKTIGIAAGVAGTLFLGYCIYFDHKRRKDPDFKKKLRERRKAKKAAASTGPRTTIPNLTDHEEVQRFFLQEIQTGEALIAAGDIENGVEHLANAIIVCGQPTQLLQVLQQTLPAQVFALLITRMRQYGSQSSENERSKLQDMNDDLE; translated from the exons ATGGAGATGAGTAAAACGATTGGAATTGCTGCCGGTGTCGCTGGGACGCTGTTCCTCGGCTATTGCATATACTTCGACCACAAACGCAGGAAGGATCCGGATTTTAAGAAAAAATTGCGCGAAA GACGAAAGGCCAAAAAGGCAGCAGCATCGACAGGGCCAAGGACAACAATCCCTAACCTGACAGATCACGAAGAAGTGCAGAG ATTCTTCCTGCAGGAAATTCAAACCGGCGAAGCGCTCATTGCGGCCGGTGATATCGAGAACGGTGTGGAACATTTGGCTAATGCAATTATTGTTTGTGGTCAGCCAACGCAACTGCTACAG gTCCTCCAGCAAACGCTGCCAGCTCAGGTGTTCGCACTGCTGATCACCCGCATGCGACAGTACGGCAGTCAATCGAGCGAGAACGAGCGGAGCAAGCTTCAGGACATGAACGATGATTTGGAGTAA